CAGCGGGACCTCGGTCTCGGCGACCGTGCCAACACCATCCTGCTGGCGCTGAACGGTCCGGCCGACGTCGAGCCGGCCGAGCTCGTGCGCGATCTGATCATGCCGGCGGCGGCACTTGATGACCTCGGCCTGCGGGTCCGCGCCACGGCGGCCGCTACAACCCTGGTCGAAACACGCGCCGGCCTGCTGACGGACGACCTGGTCACGTCGATCGAAGACCTCGCCGCACGCGACCACCGCACGATCGTTCCGGCACTTACCTACGTGGTGAACTCGATCCGGATCGGCGATCGCGAGATCCCCTATTCCACCGTGTCGGCGATCGACCTGGACAGCTACAACCGCCAGTCCGGCGCCGTCGGACCGGAAAAAGGGGCCGGGGATCTTTTGGAAAAAGATCCCCGGCCCCTTTTTCCAGGCCATCCGCCGGTGTGGCTAAATGAATGGGCGGCCAACGACCTCAAGGCTCGCCTCGGCGACGAGGTGACGCTCGAGTATTTCCTGTGGTCTGACGCCGACGGCCTCTCCTCGGCGAGCGCATCGTTCACGCTGGTCGGCATCACGCCCATGACCGGTATCGGCGGCGACCCGACGCTGACGCCAGACTACCCCGGCATCAGCGACGCGGCCGACATGACGTCATGGGATCCGCCGTTCCCCGTCGATCTGAAGCGCGTGCGCAAGCAGGACGAAGACTACTGGGATCGCTGGCGCGCGGCGCCGAAGGCCATCATCCCGCTGGCCGAGGGGCAGCGGCTGTGGGGATCACGCTACGGCCGCGTGTCGTCGATGCGATTGTCAGGCCGCGCCGCCATTGCGGCCCAGGGCATTCCCTCGGCTGCCTCCGGATTTACCGCGCGCGCGGTGCGCGGCGAGGCCACCGCCGCCGCGCAGGGGACCACCGACTTCGGCGAGTACTTCCTCTACTTCAGCTTCTTCCTGGTGGTGTCGGCGCTGCTGCTCGCGTACCTGTTCTTCGCCGTCGGCCTGGAGCAGCGCACACGGGAGATCGGCCTGCTGGCCGCGGTGGGCTTCGCGCCGTCCGCCATCCGGCGCGCGTTTGTCCGCGAGGGTGCGGTGCTGGCGGGCCTCGGCACCATCATCGGCATCGCGGCGGCGATCGGCTACGCCGCGCTGATCATGTACGGCTTGCGCACCTGGTGGGTTGGCGCCGTTGGCACGACCCGGCTGACACTCCACGTCGCGCCCGAATGGCTGGCCGCCGGCGCCGCCGGCGCACTCGCCGCCGGCGTGCTCGCGATCTGGATGGGCGTCCGCAAGCTGAGCCACCGCTCCGCGCGCTCCCTGTTGAAGGGCGAGGCCGACGTCACGGCGGCAGGATCGGCCACACGCGCGCGGGTGCTCGCCATCGGACTCGGCATCCTGGGCGTGATTCTCATCACCGCCGCGGCGACCGGCTGGCTCAACCCCACCGCCGGCTTCTTCGGCGCCGGCGGCGCGTGGCTGGTCGCCGGGCTGTGCGGCGCCTCCGCATGGCTGCGACGGCCGCGCCGCTCGCGTCCGCTCACGCGAGGGCTGACCGGGATGTCGCAACTGGGGTTCCGCCACGCCACGGTCCATCCCAACCGATCGGTGCTCAGCCTCGCGTTGATTGCCTTCGCGTGTTTTGTCCTGGTCAGCGTCGGCGCGTTCCGCAAGGATCCGGCCAGCGGCGCTGGCGACAAGACCTCGGGCACCGGCGGCTTCGCGTTGATGGCGGAATCGGTGGCGCCGTTGATGCACGACCCCAACACGCCGGACGGGCGCGACGGGTTGGGTCTCAACACCGGCGACCCGTTCGTGGCGGGCGCGCGCATCACGCGCTTTCGCCTGCGGCCCGGGGATGAAACCAGCTGCCTGACCCTCTACCGGCCCACCAATCCGCGCATCATCGCGCCCGAGCCCCGCTTCATCGCGGAATCACGCTTCACGTTCGCCGCCTCGATGGCGTCCACACCGGAGGAGCATGCCAACCCGTGGACGCTGCTCAACCGCACCTTCGACGATGGCGCGGTGGCGGCGGTGGCGGATCAAACGACGTTGATGTACGTGCTGCACCTGGGCATCGGCGACGACTTCGCGTTCACGCCCGAGGGACAGCCGCCGGTGCGCCTCCGCATCGTCGGCGCGCTCGCCGACAGCGTCCTGCAGTCGGAGATCATGATCGGCGAGCCCGCGTTCGTGCGTCTGTTTCCCCGCCAGGAGGGGTATCGCCTGTGGATGATCGAGACGGCTGACGGCGCGGCCGTGACGTCTCACCTGGAAGACCGGCTGTCGGACTACGGCATGGACATCAGTGACACGCTCGGGCGGTGGTCGTCGTATCACCAGGTTGAGAACACCTACCTGGCGACCTTCCAGGCCCTGGGCTCACTGGGACTGCTGCTGGGAACGGTCGGGCTGGGGGCGGTGCTCGCCCGGAACGTGCTCGAACGCCGGCGGGAGATCGGCCTGTTGAACGCGGTCGGGTTTACGCCAGGCAACATCCGCGGCATGGTGCTCTCGGAAGGCCTGGCGCTGGTGCTCGGTGGCGTGTTGCTGGGGGCGGCGTGCGCGATGGTGGCGGTCTGGCCGGCGGTGAGCGAACGCGCCCAGGCGGTGCCGGCCGGCAGCCTGTTGGGGTTGATGCTGGCGGTGGTGGCCACCGGCATCGCGTCGTCGTTGTTCGCGGTGCGGCTCGCGTCGGCGATGCCCGTGGTGCAGGCGATCAAGTCGGAGTAGACGCATGACACGGACTCGGCGATGTGGGCGCGCCCGGCCTTTTGCCGGGCGGACCATCGTGGTCAAGGACGTGAACACGCTCACCGTGTGGGGATTCTGATGGTGCGATTGATTGCGCTGACCCTGGTTCTCACGTTCGCCGGCCCGATTGCGCTCTCCGCCAACTGGCCGGCCTGGCGCGGCCCCACGCGCGACGGCGTCAGCCTCGAGCGCAACCTGCCGGTGACGTGGAGCCCGACCCACAACATCGCGTGGAAGCTGGACCTGCCGCAGTGGAGCGGCGCCACTCCGATCATCTGGGGCGACACCATCTTCCTCAACGTCGCCGAGTCGGATCTTGACCACCTCTCGCTGTGGGCGGTGTCGCGCACCAGCGGCACGGTGCGGTGGAAGAAGCACCTGAGCCGGGGCAACCACAAAGAGCGCAAGCAGAACATGTCGTCGCCGTCGCCGGTCACCGACGGCACCACGGTGTGGGCCATCACCGGCACGGGCATCCTCAAGGCCTTCGACTTCGCCGGCGCCGAGCTGTGGACCCGCGACATCCAGAAGGAGTACGGGCGCTTCGGTCTCAACTGGGGCTATGCCAATTCCCCGCTGCTGCTCGACGGCGACCTGATCGTCCCCGTGCTGCACGGCATGAAGACCAACGACCCGTCGTACCTGCTGCGCATCAACGGCAAGACCGGGGAGACGAAGTGGAAGGTCGAGCGGCCGAACCGCGCCATCCGCGAATCGCCGGATGCCTACATCACGCCGGCGCTGGTCCGCCACGGCGCCATCTCGGAGATCGTGATCAACGCCGCCGACTGCGTGACCGGCCACGACCCGGCCACGGGCACGGAGCTGTGGCGCGCCAACGGACTCAACCCGCAGAACGATCCTTCGCACCGCATCGTCGCGTCGTCCGTGGTGCACGACGACATCATCATCGCGCCCTCGCGCGAGCGGCCGGTACTGGTGCTCAAGGCCGGCGGCCGCGGCGATGTGACGACGTCGCACAAGATGTGGGAGTTCAACAACGGCCCCGACGTGCCGACCCCGGTCACCGACGGCACGCTGCTCTACGTGATCACGGATCGCGGCGTGGTTTATGCGCTGGAACTGCTGACCGGCAAGAACGTCTACGGCCCGCAGCGCCTCGAGCCGGGCACCTACAGCGCCTCACCGGTGCTGGCGGATGGCAAGATCTACATCACCAGCGAAGACGGCGTGGCCAGCGTGTTCAAGGCCGGCCCGCGGTTTGAGTTGCTGGCCGCGAACAAGATGGACGACTACACGCTGAGCTCGGTGGCGATCACAGGGGGCCAGATCTTCCTGCGCACGTCGAGCGCGCTCTGGGCCATTGGCAAGAAGTAGGGCGCCGAGGCGACCGCCGCGAGAGTCATGCTCTCGGAGAAAGCCGTTGAGATGAGCTCATAGACCGCACCGTAAGCGGTGCCGTTTTCTCCGAGAGCATGACTCTCGCGGCGGTACGCGAGTCGGCGCGTTACGGCGCGGGACGGTAGTAGAGCACCATCCCCGCGCCAGCGGCGGCCATCAGCACGCCGGCATAGAACATCGGGCTCGGCGACGTTTTCGGCGGATGCATGACCATCGTCGACAGCACGTTGATCAGCGGCGCGCCGCCGAACACCAGCGGCATCACGATGGTCGGCGAGCCGCCGGCGCGGAATGCGTAGGTGATGCACACGGCGCCCAGCGCGCCCAGGGCGCCGGCAATCGTGGCGGTCGCCGTGCCGCTGAACGTGAAGTTGCGCCACTCCCCCTGCTGCGTCAGCGCCGCGGCCGGCACCAGCACGGCAATCAGAAAGTAGGCCACGCCCACGCACAACATCGCGCGCATCGGGTTGCCCAATTCGGTCTGTCCTCGATGCAGTGACGCCCCATACAGGCCCCACGACATGGCCGCGCTCGCAGCCAACGCTATCCACGACATACTGGCTCTCCCTTCAATGCGACGAGATTGTGTCACGTACAGGCCACAGACACAGAGGCACAAAGGTCTTCTCTGTGTCTCTGT
This sequence is a window from Vicinamibacterales bacterium. Protein-coding genes within it:
- a CDS encoding FtsX-like permease family protein, giving the protein MLTRASLRFYAATHAMVVLGVAVAVAVLAGALLVGSSVRDSLAQIALGRLGATDVIVTSPTFFRTALADNLLTRSTQPQQSPMGARLDPYRVLRSAAPLVVFGGAVVHDESKRTAGRVMVYGIDERFGRFHGVNGFEVSGREALISAALAQEVGAKAGDTLTMRVAKPSDIPLSSLQGRRETTGERIRVTVARVLDESSLGEFSLAPAQGPVFAIYVPMGRLQRDLGLGDRANTILLALNGPADVEPAELVRDLIMPAAALDDLGLRVRATAAATTLVETRAGLLTDDLVTSIEDLAARDHRTIVPALTYVVNSIRIGDREIPYSTVSAIDLDSYNRQSGAVGPEKGAGDLLEKDPRPLFPGHPPVWLNEWAANDLKARLGDEVTLEYFLWSDADGLSSASASFTLVGITPMTGIGGDPTLTPDYPGISDAADMTSWDPPFPVDLKRVRKQDEDYWDRWRAAPKAIIPLAEGQRLWGSRYGRVSSMRLSGRAAIAAQGIPSAASGFTARAVRGEATAAAQGTTDFGEYFLYFSFFLVVSALLLAYLFFAVGLEQRTREIGLLAAVGFAPSAIRRAFVREGAVLAGLGTIIGIAAAIGYAALIMYGLRTWWVGAVGTTRLTLHVAPEWLAAGAAGALAAGVLAIWMGVRKLSHRSARSLLKGEADVTAAGSATRARVLAIGLGILGVILITAAATGWLNPTAGFFGAGGAWLVAGLCGASAWLRRPRRSRPLTRGLTGMSQLGFRHATVHPNRSVLSLALIAFACFVLVSVGAFRKDPASGAGDKTSGTGGFALMAESVAPLMHDPNTPDGRDGLGLNTGDPFVAGARITRFRLRPGDETSCLTLYRPTNPRIIAPEPRFIAESRFTFAASMASTPEEHANPWTLLNRTFDDGAVAAVADQTTLMYVLHLGIGDDFAFTPEGQPPVRLRIVGALADSVLQSEIMIGEPAFVRLFPRQEGYRLWMIETADGAAVTSHLEDRLSDYGMDISDTLGRWSSYHQVENTYLATFQALGSLGLLLGTVGLGAVLARNVLERRREIGLLNAVGFTPGNIRGMVLSEGLALVLGGVLLGAACAMVAVWPAVSERAQAVPAGSLLGLMLAVVATGIASSLFAVRLASAMPVVQAIKSE
- a CDS encoding PQQ-binding-like beta-propeller repeat protein, giving the protein MVRLIALTLVLTFAGPIALSANWPAWRGPTRDGVSLERNLPVTWSPTHNIAWKLDLPQWSGATPIIWGDTIFLNVAESDLDHLSLWAVSRTSGTVRWKKHLSRGNHKERKQNMSSPSPVTDGTTVWAITGTGILKAFDFAGAELWTRDIQKEYGRFGLNWGYANSPLLLDGDLIVPVLHGMKTNDPSYLLRINGKTGETKWKVERPNRAIRESPDAYITPALVRHGAISEIVINAADCVTGHDPATGTELWRANGLNPQNDPSHRIVASSVVHDDIIIAPSRERPVLVLKAGGRGDVTTSHKMWEFNNGPDVPTPVTDGTLLYVITDRGVVYALELLTGKNVYGPQRLEPGTYSASPVLADGKIYITSEDGVASVFKAGPRFELLAANKMDDYTLSSVAITGGQIFLRTSSALWAIGKK